Part of the bacterium genome, TTTCAGATATGCTAAAGCGTCAATTACAAGTTCTGGGGTTTTAATGGAATATCCCGGTAAATCATGTAAATCCTGTCTTCCCCGGTTAATGGGATCCCTGTTCTATGAATACTTTTGGAACAGTCTCCCCCAGGCCGTTTCCCTCTTCCAGTTTTCAAAGGTGAACCTGTCCTTTAGCGGCCAGCGCAGGTAGTCGTGGTAGATCTCCGAGGCCAGGATGAACAGGTGCACCAGCGGGGTGTGAAAGAAGAATTTCTGCATCTTCTTCAACGGCCCAAACCAGATCAGGTCCCCGCCCACCCTTTTGACCAGGTTCTTGCCCACTTTAAAGTTCCAGTTCTCCTGGCGGACATCGTCCCCCAAAAGATCGATCTCCTCGAACCTGCCGCAGCCCAAACCCTGCTCGTGGGCCAGCCGGATGTACTTGATGGACATGGGATCAAAGCCCATCATGTGGGCCGAGACCGCATCGATGGCCACCTGGTCGCTGGAGGCCAGCATGTAGTCTTTGATCACCGGGAACATGGTTCGGGGGCCGGGGCCGTTTCCGGCGGTGGTCCCGTCCATCACCGCGAACAGCCCAGAATGGATCTCCTGCTGGATGGCTAAAAGATCCACCAGCACCTGGTGGATCCAGGAATGGGCATAATGCCGTTTGGTGTTCAGCAGGCCGCCGAAGGCGTTCTTCATGGCCCCGGTGGTGGTGGTGTAGATGTGGCACTTGACGGTGGGCAGGTGGACGATGTTCTTGCCGAAGAAATAGTCCGGCACCAGTATCCCTTCGGGAAATATCTTGTCCAGGGCCAGCATCTTCGCTTTGGGGACATAGGGCACCCACTTCATGTCCGGGCCCTTGAAATTGTACAGCACCGGGACCCCGTGATCCTTAAGGATGGGCAGGTAACGGTTGAGGTCCTCGCCCTTGAAAGTGTCGGTGACCACCGTCTTGTTCTGGACGCAGGACAGGTCCTGGTATCCGGCCGCCTGCAAAGCCCGGATCACGCCCTCCAGCTGCCAGGGCGTGGTGTTGGCCCCGGGAAAGGGGTAATGCCAGGAGATGTTGTCCTTGAGGATGGTGGTCTTCTGGGGATCAAGCGACTGCCTGAATCCCGCCAGCTCCATCACCCGGGCGATGTCCTGAAGGACGGTCTCCGGTTTGGTTTTGATGACCGCTACTTTGGATCTCATCATCCTACTTTGCCTGATCTTTGTTTTTTAAAGCTTCCAGTATTTCTTTAAGCAACCGGTTGCTTTCCTCGTTTAGCTTTACCGACTGTTCGGAAAGCTTTAAGGCCCGGTCGGTCTCGGCCAGGGCATGGTCCTGCCGGGCCAGGGCCTGTTTCATCTGCTTGTTGGTCCTGCGGGAAAGGAGGATGATGAACACTATAAGGATTACGAAAAATATCACCCAAAAGTTTCCTAAAATGGCCAGCCAGGGGGATTTGCATGTTTTGCCGTATTTTTTCGTGAGGGACTGGCGGTACTGGTTGTAATTAAGCCACTGGTTCTGCTTCTGGTCAAAATAAAGGGTATTGGAAGCCTGCCAGGCCCCGTAACTGCGGGCATAGCGTTCCATGAAAGAAGCGGAGTTGCTGTCGATCTCGGTCTCCACATAGCCGACCTTGCAGGCCTCGTCGTATCCGTCATTATAATAGTCGGTGCCGTAATCATCGATCGTGGCATTTACGACCCGCAAACCGCCTTTATAGGGGAATTTCTTCGTCTGGTACTTGTAAGAACGATCTCCGGTCTTCTCAAAGGCCACCGTGGCCGGATCATTCTTTATTGACTGTTCCCAGGCCGTGATCAGGGACTGCTCGCCGGGCTGGGCCGCGGCCATGCCGGCAACTAAAGAAAGCAGCGCAAATGAGAGCATGAGTTTTCTCATTGATTCCTTTCCGATGACTCTTGTTTTGCCGTTTTGTTTTGGTTAGATCACACCACGAACAAGCTGTGGCTGGAAAAATTGGGGTCGCTGGTCAGGTTCACCCCCAGCTTGCGCAGCCCCTCCTCGTCGCCGGGGGTGGGGATGTGTGTGCTGTGCACCTCGCAGCCCTGCAGTTTCTTCAAATGCTCCATGGCCAGCTGGGCGGTGGGGTTGGTCATGGCGCTGACCGCCAGGGCTATCAGTGTCTCCTCCAGGTCCAGGCTGACCGTCCGCTCCTTCAGGATGTTGCGGTCCAGGTTGGCGATGGACTCGATGATGGCCGGCGAGATCAGGTGGATCTGGTCCGGGATCCCGGCCAGCTTCTTGACCGCGTTCAGCACCAGGCTGGAGGCGGCGTGCATCTGAGGCGAGTTCTTGCCGGCGATGATGGTCCCGTCCGGCAGCTGGATGGCGGTGCCGCAGAAGATCCCCTCGTTTCCCTTGCCGCAGTCCTGGCCCTCGGCCGAGGCTTGGCGGGCCGGCTCCACCACCGGCCGGTCCTCCGGCTTGATCCCCAGGTCGTTCATCAGCAGTTCCACCCTCTGGATGGTCTCCTTGTCCACGAAGCCCATCACGTGCTCGCAGCGGTAGCGGAAGTAGCGCCGGATGATCTCCTGCCGGGAGGCCTCCTTCACCGCCTCGTCGTCCACGATGCCGAACCCGGCGCAGTTGACCCCCATGTCGGTGGGCGACTTGTACATCGGGTCGTCCATGATCTTCACCAGGATCCGGCGCAGCACCGGAAACACCTCCACGTCCCGGTTGTAGTTGACCGTGCTCTTGCCGTAGGCCTCCAGATGGAAGGGGTCGATCATATTGTAGTCCCGGATGTCGGCGGTGGCCGCCTCGTAGGCCACGTTCACCGGGTGCTTAAGCGGGATGTTCCAGATGGGAAAGGTCTCGAACTTGGCGTAGCCGGATTTCAGGCCGTGGCGGTGGTCGTGGTACATCTGGGACAAACAGGTGGCCAGCTTGCCGCTGCCCGGCCCCGGCCCGGTCACCACCACCAGCGGTTTGTCGGTGGCCGCGTATTCGTTGGCCCCGTACCCCAGGTCGCTGACCACGGTGTCGACATCGGTGGGATAGCCCTTGGTGTAGCCGTGGGTGTAGACCGTCAGGCCCCGGTGCTGGAGCTTGTTCTTAAAGATCACCGCCGCCGGCTGGTTCTGGAACCGGGTGATGATCACCGCCTTCACCGAGATCCCGTTGGCCTTCAGGTCGTCTATCAGCTTCATGGCGTCCACGTCGTAGGTGATGCCGAAATCCGCCCGGATCTTGCGACGCTCGATGTCCCCGGCGTAGATGCACAACAGGATGTCGGCCTGGTCCTTCAGCTGCTGCAGCAGCTGCATCTTGACGTTGGGATGGAAGCCGGGCAGCACCCGGGCCGCGTGGTAATCGTAGATCAGCTTGCCCCCGAACTCCAGGTAAAGCTTGCCGCCGAACTTGGACACCCGCTCCCGGATGGCCTCGGTCTGCAGCTGCAGGTATTTCTCGTTGTCAAAACCGTTCTTCATCCTGGCCCTTCACTATTGTGTTTCAAAAGTCAATTCGCTGATATCTTGGTACCAACCATCCGCAAACGCTGTCGTGAGCAGCAGTCGAACGATTAAAGCAGATTATGACCATTGCCATTGGTTATCCATGTTAATATAAAATCTGCGATAATCTGTTAAATCTGCGGATATATGGTGCCCGGTCTTCGTTACCATTTTTTTATGTAACAGCGCCGCCGCTTGTGCTGGCGCGACTCGAAGTACTTCCAGTGGCTCTGGACCCTGACGTTCTCCTCCAGCTCGATGTTGGTCTCGGCCGAGACCACCCCGTTCTTCATGGCCGAGCGGCACATCTCGGTCATCAGCAGGGCGTCGGCGCCCCTGCCCTGCAGGTCGGGCCGGATGGCGCCCAGGTACAGGTCTATCTGCTTGTTCTTTTTGCTGATGGCCCGCAGGATGTGGATGAAACCGAAGGGGAACAATCTTCCCCTGGACTTCTGCAGGGCTTTTGAGAGCGAGGGCATCCCGATCACGAACCCGGCTACTTTATTGTTGGAGTCTAAAAGGATCTTGGTGTAGTCCGGCAGGATGAACGAAAAATACTGCTTGATGTACATGGCGATCTGTTTCTCGTTCAGCGGCACAAAGGCGTAGATGGGGGCGAAGGCGGCGTTGAGAACCTCGAACATCTGGTGGGCGTAGGGTAGCAGGTCCTTGGCCTTCTTGGCCTCCAGCACTTTGACCCCCGTTTTTTGCATCACGATCTTGGCGATCCGGTCGGCCTTCTCCGGGATCTGGTCCGGCACCTTGACCTCGAACTCCACCCAGTCCACGTCCTTGGCGTAGCCCAGCGCTTCCAGCTGTTTGGGGTAGTAGGGATGGTTGTAGATGGCGGCCAAAGTCCCCAGCTCGTTGAACCCGTCCACCAGCATCCCCTCGTGGTCCATGTCGGTGAAGCCCAGCGGCCCGTGGATGCCCGCCATGCCCTGCTCCCTGGCCCATTGCTCGACGGTGGCAAACAGGGACTTGACCACTTCGGCATCGTCTATGAAATCCACCCAGCCGAACCGGGCGTACTTGTTGCCCCATTTCTCGATGTACTTCTGGCTGATGATCCCGGCGATCCGCCCGGCCAGTTTTCCGTCCTTAAAGGCCAGCCAGTATTTGGCCCGGCAATACTCAAAGGCCGGGTTCTTGTCCGCCTTAAGGGTTTCGTACTCGTCCATCAGCAGCGGCGGGATCCAGTAGGGATGGTCCTGGTACAGCGAAAAGGGGAACTCAATGAATTGCTTGAGTTCTTTTTTGGTAACGACCTCTTTTATACTGACCGGCATAGTGCTTACATTCCTTGTGATTTCATTTTCTGCTTTTTGCTTTTAGTTTTCGATCAGCCCAGTTCCACCACTTCAACAGTTCCGGGTCGTGCTTGTCATGCGAAGCATAATAAACCGCGCAGCGGAAGACATACAGCAGGCAGCGGTCCACCGGGTGCCCTTCCATGGCACAGTATCTGGCGTAGAGCTTCTCCGGGTCCCGGCCCTTAAGGCAGGAGACCTTCTTGATCCCCAGCCGGTTCAGGTCCTCCGCGATACTGGGCCCCACCCCGGGGATCACCTGCAGTCCTTTGATGCTTTCGGTCTGCCCGGGGCGGCGCAAATATCTGCAGGATCTTGTCTGCCGTTCACTGTTCATTGCTGACTGGTTCACTGTTAATTGTATTGGCTATTTCAGCTCCACCACCGTCACCCCGTCCTGGCCCTCGTTCCAAGCCCCCAACCGGAAGGCCTTCACCTGGGGATGCTTGGTCAGGATCTCCCGGACCACCTTGCGCAGCACCCCTTCCCCCTTGCCGTGGACGATCCGGATATTGGTGATCCCGTAATAGACCGCGTCGTCTATGTAGCGCTCCACCGCCTCTATGGATTCATCGGCCCGCATGCCCAGCAGATGCAGCTCCGGGGCGAACCCGGAGACGTTGTCGGCGCTGACGGTGGGGCTGGGCTTCTGCTCCGGGGCCTTCTGGGAAGAGCCGGCCACCGCCTTCTGCCGGGGCACGGTCATCTGCACGTTGCCCACCTGCACCTTGAGCTTCTTGCCGGAATCCAGCAGGTCGGTGACCAACCCCTCTTTTTTAAGGTCGGTCAGGTAGACCTTCTCCCCCTTTTTAAAGACGTGGCCGGGGTCCTGCCTGGCGTAGGCTTGGGGCCTTTCCTCCGGCGGCAGCAGGGCTTCGGCCGCTTTCAGCATTTCCCGGGCCTTGATGATGCTTTGCTTGCCGGCCTGTTCGGCCTTGATCACGGCCACCGCCTGCTCGGCCGAGCTGCGGGCCTGGGTGATGATGCTCCGGGATTCCTCGGCCGCCTTCAGCTTCATGGCCTTCAGCTCTTCCTGCAAACCTTCCAGCCGGGACTGGTATTCATCCTTCAGGCTTTGGGCCTGCTCCATGTCGTCCATGGCCTTCAGCTCCTTCTGCTCGGCCTGGCGCTTGACCTGTTCCAAAAAGGTGATCAGCTCCTCCAGCTGGACCGACTTGGAATCTATCCGGGAACGGGCGTCTTTTATGACCTCGGGCGAAAGCCCCAACCGCGAGGCGATCTCTATCCCGTAGCTGGCCCCGGGCACGCCCATCATCAGGCGGTAGGTGGGCTGCAGTTTTTCCCGGTCAAATTCCATGGCCGCGTTCAGCATCTGGACATTCTGCTGGACGAAGGCCTTAAGCGCCCCGTAATGGGTGGTGGAAAGCGTCAGGCAGCCCTTGTTGGTCAGCTCTAAAAGAATTGTCATGGCCAGGGCCGCGCCCTCGGCCGGCTCGGTGCCGGCCCCGATCTCATCCAGCAGCACCAGGGAACGGGCGGTGGAATTCTCCAGCACCCCCTTGATCTGCGAGATGTGCGAGGAGAAAGTGGACAGCGACTGGGAGATGGACTGTTCGTCGCCGATGTCGGCGAACACCTGGCCGAACAAAGGCAGGGCGCTGCCGT contains:
- a CDS encoding DUF362 domain-containing protein gives rise to the protein MMRSKVAVIKTKPETVLQDIARVMELAGFRQSLDPQKTTILKDNISWHYPFPGANTTPWQLEGVIRALQAAGYQDLSCVQNKTVVTDTFKGEDLNRYLPILKDHGVPVLYNFKGPDMKWVPYVPKAKMLALDKIFPEGILVPDYFFGKNIVHLPTVKCHIYTTTTGAMKNAFGGLLNTKRHYAHSWIHQVLVDLLAIQQEIHSGLFAVMDGTTAGNGPGPRTMFPVIKDYMLASSDQVAIDAVSAHMMGFDPMSIKYIRLAHEQGLGCGRFEEIDLLGDDVRQENWNFKVGKNLVKRVGGDLIWFGPLKKMQKFFFHTPLVHLFILASEIYHDYLRWPLKDRFTFENWKRETAWGRLFQKYS
- a CDS encoding DUF1846 domain-containing protein, with product MKNGFDNEKYLQLQTEAIRERVSKFGGKLYLEFGGKLIYDYHAARVLPGFHPNVKMQLLQQLKDQADILLCIYAGDIERRKIRADFGITYDVDAMKLIDDLKANGISVKAVIITRFQNQPAAVIFKNKLQHRGLTVYTHGYTKGYPTDVDTVVSDLGYGANEYAATDKPLVVVTGPGPGSGKLATCLSQMYHDHRHGLKSGYAKFETFPIWNIPLKHPVNVAYEAATADIRDYNMIDPFHLEAYGKSTVNYNRDVEVFPVLRRILVKIMDDPMYKSPTDMGVNCAGFGIVDDEAVKEASRQEIIRRYFRYRCEHVMGFVDKETIQRVELLMNDLGIKPEDRPVVEPARQASAEGQDCGKGNEGIFCGTAIQLPDGTIIAGKNSPQMHAASSLVLNAVKKLAGIPDQIHLISPAIIESIANLDRNILKERTVSLDLEETLIALAVSAMTNPTAQLAMEHLKKLQGCEVHSTHIPTPGDEEGLRKLGVNLTSDPNFSSHSLFVV
- a CDS encoding helix-hairpin-helix domain-containing protein, whose amino-acid sequence is MNSERQTRSCRYLRRPGQTESIKGLQVIPGVGPSIAEDLNRLGIKKVSCLKGRDPEKLYARYCAMEGHPVDRCLLYVFRCAVYYASHDKHDPELLKWWNWADRKLKAKSRK
- a CDS encoding endonuclease MutS2, which produces MNQHSLNILEFNFVRNALAQKASTPYGREEALALMPLADPEAVARMQDETAEAKKYLEAGFGLDFYELQDIRPQLEALKAEGVVMDSLVLLHLSRHLYVARQVRSSLGLRNEEYPLLSSQALGLIAFKDLEDRIVKAIEPDGRVADKASTELYHIRREQETVRQRIHSKLEDIMGQEAADIQETLITIREGRYVIPVKADSKNKLKGIVHDSSASGATVYMEPLATIEMNNRMRQLFSAEKQEVERILRQFSVEVSENLDAMENNLVLLAHFDLVFARAKLALAWKCVRAIFPGGQYLKLIEARHPALKDPVPLNMELGDGRTTMVITGPNTGGKTVVLKTVGLLALMNQSGLQVPARDGSALPLFGQVFADIGDEQSISQSLSTFSSHISQIKGVLENSTARSLVLLDEIGAGTEPAEGAALAMTILLELTNKGCLTLSTTHYGALKAFVQQNVQMLNAAMEFDREKLQPTYRLMMGVPGASYGIEIASRLGLSPEVIKDARSRIDSKSVQLEELITFLEQVKRQAEQKELKAMDDMEQAQSLKDEYQSRLEGLQEELKAMKLKAAEESRSIITQARSSAEQAVAVIKAEQAGKQSIIKAREMLKAAEALLPPEERPQAYARQDPGHVFKKGEKVYLTDLKKEGLVTDLLDSGKKLKVQVGNVQMTVPRQKAVAGSSQKAPEQKPSPTVSADNVSGFAPELHLLGMRADESIEAVERYIDDAVYYGITNIRIVHGKGEGVLRKVVREILTKHPQVKAFRLGAWNEGQDGVTVVELK